In Hamadaea flava, a genomic segment contains:
- a CDS encoding response regulator transcription factor has product MSVRLVTVDAVTLARLGYAAAVSAYPDISLVGQATSPDEAVELVNALSPNVVAVDTHLPEGDGVQLAVKLRAEHPHLGIVLTGPAEDDYIFRALEAGLSAFLPRTATVELLMSAVRHAAVAPASFTAPNLAAALARRRARAAALSPREEEILRHLNTGSSLASIASQLRLTESTVRTYVARLYDKLGVHNRAQALIVAAQHDLL; this is encoded by the coding sequence ATGTCGGTCCGACTGGTCACCGTCGACGCCGTAACGCTGGCTCGGCTCGGATACGCCGCGGCGGTCTCGGCGTACCCGGACATTTCTCTGGTGGGCCAGGCGACCAGCCCCGACGAAGCCGTCGAGCTGGTGAACGCGTTGTCGCCCAACGTGGTCGCGGTGGACACGCATCTGCCGGAGGGCGACGGCGTCCAACTCGCCGTGAAGCTGCGCGCGGAGCACCCCCACCTGGGCATCGTCCTGACCGGCCCGGCCGAGGACGACTACATCTTCCGGGCGCTCGAAGCCGGGCTGTCGGCGTTCCTGCCCCGCACCGCCACCGTCGAGCTGCTGATGTCGGCAGTACGCCATGCGGCGGTCGCCCCGGCCTCGTTCACCGCGCCCAACCTGGCCGCGGCCCTGGCACGCCGGCGCGCGCGCGCCGCCGCGCTGAGCCCGCGCGAGGAGGAGATCCTGCGGCACCTCAACACCGGCTCGTCGCTCGCCTCGATCGCGAGCCAGCTGCGGTTGACCGAGTCGACAGTGCGGACCTACGTCGCGCGGCTCTATGACAAGCTCGGCGTCCACAACCGGGCGCAGGCGCTGATCGTCGCCGCGCAGCACGACCTGCTCTGA
- a CDS encoding type II secretion system F family protein — protein sequence MIDVIALSGLGAIFLAIVLAVSLLIATSSRRDNVAKAIESIDRMYAPGTAPPSSTATSSDRNLPPLGQRIAGLGRTLTPHRAVSRLQKWLDYAGNPPGWPAERLMEMQGIGLLGGAVIGFFFGLLVSDSIPWIAVWTILGTAAGFWLPFVIVYDIGLRRQTAIRRQLPDALDLLTLSVEAGLGFDAAVAQVAGTLPGEVGREFARMLHEMQMGQRRADALRALGSRTSVLELRTVATALLQATELGIPIADVLREQAREMRVKRRQYAEAAAAKVPVKVVFPLVFCLLPALFVVVIGPGVIRIFESFVG from the coding sequence ATGATCGACGTCATCGCGCTGTCCGGCCTGGGGGCGATCTTCCTCGCGATCGTGCTGGCGGTGTCCCTGCTGATCGCCACGTCGAGCCGGCGTGACAACGTGGCGAAGGCGATCGAGTCCATCGACCGCATGTACGCCCCTGGCACCGCGCCGCCCAGCAGTACCGCCACGTCGAGCGACCGCAACCTGCCCCCACTGGGCCAGCGCATCGCGGGACTCGGCCGGACGCTGACACCGCATCGCGCGGTCAGCCGGCTGCAGAAGTGGCTGGACTACGCCGGGAACCCGCCGGGCTGGCCGGCCGAGCGGCTCATGGAGATGCAGGGCATCGGACTACTCGGCGGCGCGGTCATCGGGTTCTTCTTCGGCCTGTTGGTCAGCGACTCGATCCCGTGGATCGCGGTCTGGACGATCCTGGGCACGGCGGCCGGATTCTGGCTGCCGTTCGTCATCGTCTACGACATCGGACTGCGGCGGCAGACCGCGATCCGCCGTCAGCTGCCGGACGCGCTGGACCTGCTCACTCTCTCCGTCGAGGCCGGTCTGGGCTTCGACGCGGCGGTCGCCCAGGTCGCCGGAACGCTGCCCGGCGAGGTCGGCCGGGAGTTCGCCCGGATGCTGCACGAGATGCAGATGGGTCAGCGGCGGGCCGACGCGTTGCGAGCGCTCGGATCGCGTACGTCGGTGCTGGAGCTGCGGACCGTCGCGACCGCGCTGCTGCAGGCCACCGAGCTGGGTATCCCGATCGCCGACGTGCTCCGCGAACAGGCCCGGGAGATGCGCGTCAAGCGGCGGCAGTACGCGGAGGCGGCGGCGGCGAAGGTCCCTGTGAAGGTGGTCTTCCCACTGGTGTTCTGCTTGCTTCCGGCCCTGTTCGTGGTGGTGATCGGGCCCGGGGTGATCCGGATCTTCGAGTCGTTCGTCGGCTAG
- a CDS encoding VWA domain-containing protein has protein sequence MRRLALLTGGLAGVLTLLAAGPAYAEPRLSASSVRQEAGLVEFYLTGSDLPSGNALSQDTLTAQVDGRAVPLTAAPVGQSQGRALRRAVALVIDTSGSMNGEPLSAAKSAAASFLSALPADIQVGVVTAGSPALVVVRATADRTRARSAVAGVQAKGETALYDAIRAAADVLNGQYDEKRIVVLSDGADTASSVGYEDARKAAGAIPVDTIAFKTQEATAAVLANLSQATGGKAYRAGDPQALTGVFTQAAGAFSAQLLVRVTIPPELQGKDGTLVISAKAGTGTAATDMRLSFVPDTRKATPLVGVRSGGIPDWMLYSLLGVIFVGLLIAGVLLIGPLLTADARRRRFAQVEQFSTRSGPAPPPPVEADTAIAQTALQLSQQVMRQTNVEGRLARQIELASLRMLPHEWLLLRLGAVAVGALLFALLFVPWWIGMVLGALAGWGATAVYHRVRAGRRATAFAAGLPDALQLVIGSLRSGFSLAQAVEAMTHEIGGSMQAEFGRALGEVRLGAEIEDALERVGQRMHNKDLAFAVVAIKVQREVGGNLAEVLTTTVNTMRERATLQRQVKALSAEGRLSAYVLIGLPFAVLLYMLAVKGSYLLPLVETPMGIAMSVGGAVLLGIGIAWLLKVVKVEV, from the coding sequence ATGCGCCGTCTCGCGCTCCTCACCGGCGGTCTGGCCGGCGTGCTGACGCTGCTCGCCGCCGGTCCGGCGTACGCGGAGCCGCGGCTGAGCGCGTCGTCCGTGCGGCAGGAAGCCGGTCTGGTCGAGTTCTACCTGACCGGTTCGGATCTGCCGTCGGGCAACGCGTTGTCGCAGGACACGCTGACCGCCCAGGTGGACGGCCGAGCCGTCCCGCTGACCGCGGCGCCGGTCGGGCAGAGTCAGGGCCGCGCCCTGCGCCGGGCCGTCGCGCTGGTCATCGACACGTCCGGCTCGATGAACGGCGAGCCGCTGTCGGCCGCGAAGTCGGCGGCGGCCTCCTTCCTCAGCGCGCTGCCTGCCGACATCCAAGTCGGCGTGGTCACCGCCGGCTCCCCGGCCCTCGTCGTCGTCCGGGCGACCGCCGACCGTACGCGTGCCCGATCCGCCGTCGCGGGGGTGCAGGCCAAGGGCGAGACCGCGCTCTACGACGCCATACGCGCGGCAGCGGACGTGCTCAACGGTCAGTACGACGAGAAGCGCATCGTCGTGCTCTCCGACGGCGCGGACACCGCTTCCTCCGTGGGCTACGAGGACGCCCGGAAGGCCGCGGGCGCGATCCCGGTCGACACCATCGCCTTCAAGACGCAAGAGGCCACCGCGGCCGTTCTCGCGAACCTGTCCCAGGCGACCGGGGGGAAGGCGTACCGGGCGGGCGATCCGCAGGCGCTCACGGGTGTGTTCACCCAGGCGGCCGGCGCGTTCTCGGCGCAGTTGCTGGTCCGCGTCACCATTCCGCCGGAGCTGCAAGGCAAGGACGGCACGCTGGTGATCTCGGCGAAAGCCGGGACCGGCACGGCCGCCACCGACATGCGGCTGTCGTTCGTCCCGGATACCCGAAAGGCCACCCCGCTCGTCGGCGTACGCTCCGGCGGCATCCCCGACTGGATGCTCTACTCGCTGCTGGGCGTCATCTTCGTCGGCCTGCTGATCGCGGGTGTGCTGCTGATCGGGCCGCTGCTGACCGCCGACGCCCGGCGGCGCCGCTTCGCTCAGGTCGAGCAGTTCTCGACGAGGTCCGGCCCGGCTCCGCCGCCCCCGGTCGAGGCGGACACCGCGATCGCCCAGACCGCGTTGCAGCTCTCGCAACAGGTGATGCGCCAGACCAATGTGGAAGGCCGGTTGGCGCGGCAGATCGAGCTGGCGTCGCTGCGCATGCTGCCGCACGAGTGGCTGCTGCTGCGCCTGGGCGCGGTGGCTGTCGGCGCGCTGCTCTTCGCGCTGCTGTTCGTGCCGTGGTGGATCGGGATGGTGCTGGGCGCCCTCGCCGGATGGGGTGCGACCGCGGTCTACCACCGTGTCCGGGCCGGCCGCCGGGCCACCGCCTTCGCCGCCGGGCTGCCGGACGCCCTGCAACTGGTGATCGGTTCGCTGCGCTCGGGCTTCTCGCTCGCGCAGGCGGTCGAAGCTATGACGCACGAGATCGGCGGCTCGATGCAGGCCGAGTTCGGGCGGGCGCTGGGCGAGGTCCGGCTGGGCGCCGAGATCGAGGACGCGCTGGAGCGGGTGGGTCAGCGGATGCACAACAAGGACTTGGCCTTCGCCGTCGTCGCCATCAAGGTGCAGCGGGAGGTCGGCGGCAACCTCGCCGAGGTGCTCACCACGACGGTCAACACGATGCGGGAACGAGCCACCCTCCAGCGGCAGGTCAAGGCGCTGTCGGCGGAGGGTCGGCTGTCGGCGTACGTGCTCATCGGCCTGCCGTTCGCGGTCCTGCTGTACATGCTCGCGGTGAAGGGCAGCTACCTGTTGCCGCTGGTGGAGACCCCGATGGGGATCGCCATGTCGGTCGGCGGGGCGGTGCTGCTCGGCATCGGCATCGCGTGGCTGCTCAAGGTCGTCAAGGTGGAGGTCTGA
- a CDS encoding CpaF family protein: MSLQDRLGQRNGSSAGVLQERLAAAGEAAAAYAAPVSSMPISSVVSNVRRNQRRAYDPLAAVRRRAHEALLELLGPQLYETVADDEELARRVREALPDVLAQEETALTAGDRALAYRQIIDEILGHGPIEPMLRDPSITEIMVNAWDRVYMEREGRLFEADVAFMDEQHLRRVIDKIVARVGRRVDESSPMVDARLPDGSRVNAVVPPIALDGAALTIRKFSAEPFSITDLMRFGTLHPQVADLLRACVQGRLDIVVSGGTGTGKTTLLNVVSSFLPTEERIITIEDSAELRLAQDHVLRMEARPPNFEGRGEVTIRDLVRNALRMRPDRIVVGEVRDGAALDMLQAMNTGHDGSLTTVHANSPRDSIARLETMVLMAGMDLPVRAIREQIASAVDVIVHLSRLRDGTRRITHITEVVGMDGEGVVTQDLFTFDHRAGFDQKGRHLGQLLATGVRPKFLESLADRGVVVDPVIFGEPEGM; this comes from the coding sequence ATGAGCCTGCAGGATCGGCTCGGCCAGCGCAACGGATCGAGTGCCGGCGTACTCCAGGAACGGCTGGCGGCGGCGGGTGAGGCGGCGGCCGCGTACGCCGCACCGGTGTCCTCGATGCCGATTAGCTCGGTCGTCTCCAACGTGCGACGCAACCAGCGGCGGGCGTACGACCCGTTGGCGGCGGTGCGCCGGCGGGCGCACGAGGCGCTGCTGGAACTGTTGGGACCACAGCTTTACGAGACGGTCGCCGACGACGAGGAGCTGGCCCGCCGAGTCCGCGAGGCACTGCCCGACGTCCTGGCCCAGGAGGAGACGGCGCTCACGGCGGGCGACCGCGCGTTGGCGTACCGGCAGATCATCGACGAGATCTTGGGCCACGGCCCGATCGAGCCGATGCTCCGCGACCCGTCGATCACCGAGATCATGGTGAACGCCTGGGACCGCGTCTACATGGAGCGCGAGGGCCGGCTCTTCGAGGCGGACGTCGCGTTCATGGACGAGCAGCACCTGCGGCGCGTCATCGACAAGATCGTGGCTCGCGTGGGCCGGCGCGTGGACGAGTCGAGCCCGATGGTCGACGCGCGGCTGCCCGACGGTTCCCGGGTGAACGCGGTGGTCCCGCCGATCGCCTTGGACGGTGCGGCGCTGACGATCCGGAAGTTCTCCGCCGAACCGTTCAGCATCACCGATCTCATGCGGTTCGGGACCCTGCATCCCCAGGTCGCGGACTTGTTGCGGGCGTGCGTGCAGGGCCGGCTGGACATCGTCGTCTCCGGCGGTACCGGCACGGGTAAGACCACGCTGCTCAACGTGGTCTCGTCGTTCCTGCCCACCGAGGAACGCATCATCACCATCGAGGACTCGGCCGAGCTGCGCCTCGCCCAGGACCACGTGCTGCGGATGGAGGCCCGGCCGCCGAACTTCGAGGGCCGGGGCGAGGTCACCATCCGCGACCTCGTCCGCAACGCGCTGCGTATGCGGCCGGACCGCATCGTCGTCGGCGAGGTCCGCGACGGCGCGGCCCTGGACATGCTGCAGGCCATGAACACCGGCCACGACGGCTCACTGACCACAGTGCACGCTAACTCCCCGCGCGACTCGATCGCCCGGTTGGAGACCATGGTGCTCATGGCAGGCATGGACCTGCCGGTACGCGCGATCCGGGAGCAGATCGCCTCGGCCGTCGACGTCATCGTGCACCTGAGCCGGCTGCGCGACGGCACGCGCCGGATCACGCACATCACCGAGGTCGTGGGCATGGACGGCGAAGGCGTCGTCACGCAGGACCTGTTCACCTTCGATCACCGCGCCGGGTTCGATCAGAAGGGCCGTCACCTGGGCCAACTGCTGGCCACCGGCGTACGCCCGAAGTTCTTGGAGTCGCTCGCCGATCGGGGCGTCGTCGTCGACCCCGTGATCTTCGGCGAGCCCGAAGGGATGTGA
- a CDS encoding P-loop NTPase, protein MTIVYEQWQQQAKQLATLFGIEETHVVSTADSLVELVNTERAEQLVVLGPSTPLAEAVGFSEQCRVRRPTLGVVLLRQHLDVNVMTEAIRAGVREVVDANDPAAILAACARSQDLSRQLEAKPKLNGQTVPSARTPEDGPEPMGGQVITVFAAKGGVGKTTTAINLAVALADGGRHKVCLMDLDLAFGDVAILTQLSPERTIADAIPVADRIDETGLRSLLAPYRSGLDVLLAPVQPAAAEDIGRQLISDLIQLARDAFEYVVIDTASAFSEQMLAALDATHHYLLVTTPEIPSLKNTRVTLDMFDLLDYRKAARTLVLNRADSKVGLSSGDVEKIVRMPIVGSIPSSRDVPVAANAGVPLTVSSPSHPVSQAYKDLATRLFLNPNVADLQKRSRFGRGRG, encoded by the coding sequence ATGACCATCGTCTACGAACAGTGGCAGCAGCAGGCGAAACAGCTCGCGACCCTGTTCGGCATCGAAGAGACCCACGTCGTGTCCACGGCGGATTCCCTGGTCGAGCTGGTGAACACCGAACGGGCCGAGCAGCTGGTGGTGCTCGGCCCGAGCACTCCCCTGGCCGAGGCGGTCGGCTTCTCCGAACAGTGCCGGGTGCGGCGGCCGACCCTCGGCGTCGTGCTGCTGCGCCAGCATCTCGACGTCAACGTCATGACCGAGGCCATCCGAGCCGGCGTACGCGAGGTCGTGGACGCCAACGACCCCGCCGCGATCCTCGCCGCGTGCGCGCGATCGCAGGATCTGTCCCGGCAGCTGGAGGCCAAACCGAAGCTCAACGGCCAGACCGTCCCGTCGGCGCGTACGCCCGAGGACGGCCCGGAACCGATGGGCGGGCAGGTCATCACGGTCTTCGCCGCCAAAGGCGGGGTGGGCAAGACGACGACCGCGATCAACCTGGCGGTGGCGCTGGCCGACGGCGGCCGGCACAAGGTGTGCCTGATGGACCTCGATCTCGCCTTCGGCGATGTCGCGATCCTCACCCAGCTGAGCCCGGAGCGGACCATCGCCGACGCCATCCCGGTCGCCGACCGGATCGACGAGACCGGGCTGCGCTCGCTGCTAGCGCCTTATCGCAGCGGGCTGGACGTGCTGCTCGCGCCGGTGCAGCCGGCCGCCGCCGAGGACATCGGCCGGCAGCTGATCAGCGATCTCATCCAGCTCGCCCGCGACGCCTTCGAGTACGTCGTCATCGACACCGCGAGCGCGTTCTCCGAGCAGATGCTCGCCGCGCTCGACGCCACCCACCACTACCTGCTCGTCACCACGCCGGAGATCCCGTCGCTGAAGAACACGCGGGTGACCCTCGACATGTTCGACCTGCTCGACTACCGCAAGGCGGCTCGCACTCTGGTGCTCAACCGGGCCGACTCCAAGGTCGGGCTGAGCAGCGGCGACGTCGAGAAGATCGTCCGCATGCCGATCGTCGGGTCGATCCCGTCCAGCCGGGACGTCCCGGTCGCGGCCAACGCGGGGGTTCCGCTGACGGTGTCGAGCCCCAGTCATCCGGTGAGTCAGGCGTACAAGGATCTGGCGACCCGGCTGTTCCTGAACCCGAACGTGGCGGACTTGCAGAAGCGCAGCCGGTTCGGCCGAGGAAGGGGTTAG
- the cpaB gene encoding Flp pilus assembly protein CpaB — protein sequence MTRRIVGILIAIVLAVVGTGAVFAYLIATKNSVAAGQEAVHVRVAKVRIPAGTTGAVIRDRGMTEDVVMPKSSLPEDVMQDISIDLDKLVVTADVQARQLLLKGMFGQATKLSGGIAVPEKMLALSGKFDVEREVGGFVRPGSTVAVFATCDILDAEFKKKYDQNRRRSMVLLPRMEVLAVGAYGEGGQTSTQTAEQRTQLDADGKVTLIVTISANQDDATKFVHATDMGCDLTLALLTDSSVVEVGKAIDNGVPLN from the coding sequence ATGACGCGCCGCATCGTTGGCATCCTGATCGCGATCGTCCTCGCCGTCGTCGGCACCGGTGCGGTGTTCGCGTACCTCATCGCGACCAAGAACTCCGTGGCCGCCGGGCAGGAGGCCGTGCACGTCCGGGTGGCCAAGGTACGCATCCCGGCCGGCACCACCGGCGCGGTCATCCGGGACCGGGGCATGACCGAGGACGTCGTGATGCCGAAGTCCTCGCTGCCCGAAGACGTCATGCAGGACATCTCGATCGACCTCGACAAGCTCGTGGTGACCGCCGACGTCCAGGCTCGCCAGCTGCTCCTCAAGGGCATGTTCGGCCAGGCCACGAAGCTGTCGGGCGGTATCGCCGTACCGGAGAAGATGCTGGCGCTGAGCGGCAAGTTCGACGTCGAACGAGAGGTCGGCGGCTTCGTCCGGCCCGGTTCCACCGTCGCCGTCTTCGCCACCTGCGACATCCTCGACGCCGAGTTCAAGAAGAAGTACGACCAGAACCGCCGCCGGTCCATGGTGCTGCTGCCGCGCATGGAGGTCCTCGCGGTCGGTGCGTACGGCGAGGGCGGGCAGACCTCGACGCAGACGGCCGAGCAGCGTACACAGCTCGACGCCGACGGCAAGGTCACCCTTATCGTGACAATCTCCGCAAACCAGGACGACGCCACGAAGTTCGTCCACGCCACCGACATGGGCTGCGACCTGACCCTGGCTCTACTTACCGATTCGTCGGTCGTTGAGGTCGGTAAGGCGATAGACAACGGCGTACCGCTGAACTGA
- a CDS encoding pilus assembly protein TadG-related protein, giving the protein MPRLTSVRTRLRRRLRRDEGGVAVLVALLTATGVLLAGAALAVDVGQLYAEREELQSGADAVALAVAIDCAARRPTECTDPSAAETKYANGNAKDRLTDVQEICGSTDVRTGRSLLPRCRGGYPDNLTACQGRSLPPNTLGYAEVHTRTLTNDSDRYVLSPTFARAVAGSSAGTTVGACSRVAWGAPMTGLAMTVCERRYNQATSSSTRYGQAPPTLPSTSFEAKFSFNTSGSGGGSGSGTPSCYTGRGDWWDADGEASWLRPSAATGCQSSVSSVRTLRNTTPGGCASVLSYAVANRIPVAVGIYDGQRVGRSGGRYVLKGVAAFVITGYNIKNVGSAPSWLTGTQCLGTDWCVLGYFTRGVTPMSAWNGQFNSATGLGAVMVKTVG; this is encoded by the coding sequence ATGCCGCGCCTGACGAGCGTGCGTACACGGCTCCGCCGCCGCCTGCGTCGCGACGAGGGCGGGGTGGCGGTCCTCGTCGCTCTGCTCACCGCGACCGGAGTGCTGCTCGCCGGGGCCGCACTCGCCGTCGACGTCGGCCAGCTGTACGCCGAACGCGAGGAGCTCCAGTCCGGGGCGGACGCGGTCGCGCTCGCGGTGGCGATCGACTGCGCGGCCCGCCGGCCCACCGAGTGCACCGATCCGAGCGCCGCCGAGACCAAGTACGCCAACGGCAACGCCAAGGACCGGCTCACCGACGTTCAGGAGATCTGCGGCAGCACGGACGTACGCACTGGTAGAAGCCTGTTGCCGCGCTGCCGGGGCGGCTACCCCGACAATCTGACCGCCTGCCAGGGCCGGTCGCTGCCGCCGAACACCCTCGGCTATGCCGAGGTGCACACCCGGACGCTGACGAACGACTCCGACCGGTACGTGCTGTCGCCGACGTTCGCCCGGGCGGTCGCCGGCTCCAGCGCCGGCACCACGGTCGGCGCGTGTTCCCGGGTCGCCTGGGGTGCGCCCATGACCGGGCTGGCGATGACCGTGTGCGAGCGCCGCTACAACCAGGCCACCAGCTCCAGCACGCGCTACGGCCAGGCCCCGCCGACGCTGCCCAGCACGTCGTTCGAGGCGAAGTTCAGCTTCAACACCTCCGGCTCCGGCGGCGGGAGCGGCAGCGGGACGCCTTCCTGCTACACCGGCCGGGGCGACTGGTGGGACGCCGACGGCGAGGCGAGCTGGCTGCGACCGTCGGCGGCGACGGGCTGTCAGAGCTCGGTCAGCTCGGTCCGAACGCTGCGTAACACCACACCCGGCGGATGCGCGAGCGTCTTGAGCTACGCCGTCGCCAACCGCATCCCGGTCGCCGTGGGCATCTACGACGGGCAGCGCGTCGGCCGCAGCGGCGGCCGATACGTCCTGAAGGGCGTCGCCGCCTTCGTCATCACCGGCTACAACATCAAAAACGTGGGCTCCGCCCCATCGTGGCTGACCGGCACCCAGTGCCTGGGGACGGACTGGTGCGTCCTCGGCTACTTCACTCGTGGCGTCACGCCGATGTCGGCGTGGAACGGCCAGTTCAACTCGGCGACCGGCCTCGGCGCGGTCATGGTCAAGACGGTCGGCTGA
- a CDS encoding TadE/TadG family type IV pilus assembly protein — MSRWRADRGASAVEFAIVVPLLLLIVFATVDFGRLVHAQIKATEAAREGARAAAVAGPSTVRSAAASNRAREVDSRIRVVSPSTYCDPPYTDEEDATVHTELDFDWITPVGSIAALFGGPFTDGVTVTGKGVMPCRA, encoded by the coding sequence GTGAGCCGGTGGCGGGCGGATCGCGGTGCCTCGGCGGTGGAGTTCGCCATCGTGGTGCCGCTGCTCCTGCTGATCGTCTTCGCCACCGTCGACTTCGGCCGGCTCGTCCACGCTCAGATCAAGGCGACCGAGGCGGCCCGCGAGGGCGCCCGGGCGGCGGCCGTCGCCGGACCCAGCACCGTCCGCTCCGCCGCCGCCTCGAATCGCGCCCGCGAGGTCGACTCCCGGATCCGGGTCGTGTCGCCGAGCACCTACTGCGATCCGCCCTACACCGATGAAGAGGACGCCACCGTCCACACCGAACTGGACTTCGACTGGATCACCCCGGTCGGCAGCATCGCCGCCCTCTTCGGCGGACCTTTCACCGACGGCGTGACGGTCACCGGCAAGGGCGTCATGCCATGCCGCGCCTGA
- a CDS encoding Flp family type IVb pilin, with protein MRTQFMARCVLAGIAARRRVADRGATAVEYALFMALVAAVIVGAVAAFGQSIIGLFTTAEGVFP; from the coding sequence ATGAGAACACAGTTCATGGCACGGTGCGTCCTGGCCGGGATCGCCGCACGCCGCCGGGTGGCGGACCGCGGCGCCACCGCAGTGGAGTACGCACTGTTCATGGCCCTGGTCGCGGCAGTGATCGTCGGGGCGGTCGCCGCCTTCGGACAATCGATCATCGGGTTGTTCACGACCGCGGAGGGCGTCTTCCCGTGA
- a CDS encoding Flp family type IVb pilin: MLKLYSKARALWLTRDEGATAVEYGLIVALIAAVIVVAVTTLGDTIRDTLNGIADDIKGGTP; this comes from the coding sequence ATGCTCAAGCTCTACTCGAAGGCCCGCGCACTGTGGCTGACCCGGGACGAGGGTGCGACGGCCGTCGAATACGGCCTCATCGTCGCGCTGATCGCCGCCGTCATCGTCGTCGCCGTGACGACGCTCGGCGACACGATCCGGGACACGCTGAACGGCATCGCCGACGACATCAAGGGTGGAACGCCGTAA